From a single Mus musculus strain C57BL/6J chromosome 12, GRCm38.p6 C57BL/6J genomic region:
- the Pnma1 gene encoding paraneoplastic antigen Ma1 homolog, with product MAMTLLEDWCRGMDVNSQRALLVWGIPVNCDETEIEETLQAAMPQVSYRVLGRMFWREENAKAALLELTGAVDYSLIPREMPGKGGLWKVVFKPPTSDAVFLERLHLFLAREGWTVQDVARVLGFQNPAPAPGPEMPAEMLNYILDNVIQPLVESIWYKKLTLFSGKDIPGPGEETFDSWLEHSNEIIEEWQVSDIEKRRRLMESLRGPAADVIRILKTNNAAITTAECLKALEQVFGSVESSRDAQVRFLNTYQNPGEKLSSYVIRLEPLLQKVVDKGVIDKDNVNQARLEQVIAGANHSGALRRQLWLAGAEEGPAPNLFQLLVQIREEEAKKEEEEAEAALLQLGLEGHF from the coding sequence ATGGCTATGACACTATTGGAAGACTGGTGCAGGGGAATGGATGTGAACTCTCAGAGAGCTCTGTTGGTCTGGGGGATCCCTGTGAACTGTGATGAGACCGAAATTGAAGAGACCCTCCAAGCTGCGATGCCCCAGGTATCCTATCGAGTGCTGGGGAGAATGTTCTGGAGGGAAGAAAATGCTAAAGCAGCCTTGTTAGAGCTCACTGGGGCAGTGGATTACTCCCTGATACCCAGGGAGATGCCAGGCAAAGGAGGGCTCTGGAAAGTGGTGTTTAAACCCCCCACTTCCGACGCAGTTTTTTTGGAAAGGCTGCACCTCTTTCTAGCTAGGGAAGGGTGGACCGTGCAAGATGTTGCTCGTGTGCTTGGGTTTCAGAACCCTGCTCCAGCTCCAGGCCCGGAAATGCCAGCAGAGATGCTCAACTATATTTTGGATAATGTTATTCAACCTCTTGTTGAGTCCATATGGTATAAGAAGCTGACGTTATTCTCCGGGAAGGACATTCCCGGGCCTGGCGAGGAAACCTTTGATTCCTGGCTGGAGCACTCAAATGAAATCATAGAGGAATGGCAGGTGTCGGATATAGAAAAGAGACGGCGGTTGATGGAGAGTTTGAGAGGCCCCGCTGCTGACGTCATCCGCATCCTCAAGACCAACAACGCCGCCATAACGACCGCAGAATGCCTGAAGGCTCTTGAGCAGGTCTTTGGGAGTGTGGAGAGCTCTAGAGATGCACAGGTCAGATTTCTGAACACTTACCAGAACCCAGGAGAAAAGTTATCTTCGTATGTTATCCGTCTGGAGCCTCTGCTGCAAAAGGTAGTAGACAAGGGGGTCATTGATAAAGATAACGTGAACCAGGCTCGCTTGGAGCAGGTCATCGCTGGGGCTAACCACAGTGGGGCCCTCCGAAGGCAGTTGTGGCTGGCCGGGGCTGAGGAAGGGCCTGCACCCAACCTCTTCCAGTTACTGGTGCAGATTCGAGAGGAGGAagccaagaaggaggaggaggaggccgagGCCGCCCTCTTGCAGCTAGGCCTGGAGGGGCACTTCTGA